Part of the Vigna unguiculata cultivar IT97K-499-35 chromosome 3, ASM411807v1, whole genome shotgun sequence genome, AGCACTATAATAATTGATAATCACTCGGTGACAATTATGACTTGacctttcatattcttaacctaattttgaAAGTGGTTTCTATAAATGAAGTTGAGAGTTCTCTttacaaaatacaaaagttaGAGAAATCTGAGTATCTGAGTATTTGAGAACTCTTTGTGGAGAGACTTTGAAAAACCTAATGTGCGTAGagcgaaaataaaaaaaattcgataccaatcaattttagtgacccaAAGTTGttaatcactatagtgaccaatttagatactaatttacaaaataaaaaattattggttgttAAAAcaatcactattatgaataaaaaattataattagtttctaaaatttagctaccaaagGAAGTTTGTCACTGAACATTATCTACTAAGGTTTTTGCTACCaaaggaattgatttttaaattagtctctatttaattagtgatcaatttagcaaccaattataattttttttattcataatagtgactattttagtaacaaataatttttcttttataaattgatatctaaattggtcattatagtaactaacaacttttgacCACTAAATTGGTTGTTAAATgatgtattaaattaaaaatccaaagaaaatataatgaaagttaattctaattttaaaattaaaatcaaagtaaattctTATCTAGaattacaagtattttttattctttaaaactaATGCAAATAAAAATCTTCGTGTCCATGCAATTATCAACATACCATCatgattttcatatttttcttatagATAATGGGTTAAATAAGTGGGAAAACAATAGTCATTCCATAATTATAAGTAGAACATTGTAGATTTCCTATATTTTAAAGCGGGTAATTACGAAAGGTTTGTGTGGTTCATTTCTTAATCATTGAACATGCTCTTCTCTTTATCAGACAACACCATCATGCACTTAGACCAAGAGTTTGAAAATTTGAGAACATATGATAAAGAAGTGCAGTGACAAATAGCAATAGCAGGTTGATTATTTGTAATTCTTTTGCTTCTATTTATTCAATGATTTAAATGTGTGTTAATTATATTGTTTGGCATGTTTGgatcatttaaattattgtaCAAAGAACTCTTTGCCTTTGGTGCCTAAAGGAACCaaaaagtaatgaaaaaaataatacccTTATTGCCTTTGAGATTATGCTCTAGCAACTTACTTcattattaataacaaatttcacATTTGACTTCCAATGCAAGAACTCCCACACACTTGTTTGTCCTCAACATGGTCACAAAGCAATTTAAGATATCTTCATCCAAAACACCTCACCTATCACAAAAGAAATTGTTACTAAATTCTATAAAAAGTGTAAATTGAGAGGCTCTTATGTCAGATAAAGCCAAAGGAAAAACTTTTACAGTTTTTGGTGAATTCAAACCTCATAACTAGGACTAGGTTTCTTCATGATATCACAAGCAATCATGTCATAAAAAATCTACCATTTAGAAGATTTTTCTTAATAAGGACCTTTCAACTTAGGTGTTCAAATGATCTCAAAAATAACATTCTGATTCACATAAAGACAACAGACTTATTGTTGGATATTCTTAAGTTGTGTTTtgatgaaaatttgaattaagttttattcaaccaaaaacaaatacaaattgtgtaatctctttatatatactaacaattttaattattttccatttgagtaaaatgaaaattgtttacaacaacttaaatttattaatagttttcaataaaataactagactccaagaaaaatatttgtctcTTTATTTAGTAGTAGTTTGATTTTCTAAACAAGCATGAATATAAAGATTATACATATTCTGGATTTTTTTTGTGTATAAATAGGGTTGATAAAAGAATTGCGAGAAAAGGAAATAATAATACTAGAATTGAATTTATTtgctgaaaaaaataaatatcattataactagattaaatttttttttaaaataacttaaactAAGAACAAGAAAGAGACGTGAATAATTGTAAGattaaatatacaataaaagaTAGAAACTAATCATTTGAGAGTTtacataaataagaaatataagagtaaaaaaagttaatattttcttgatattaaaatattaatgtaaaaataataaaaataggcttaatattatattttatctcactatttttaaattggtctaaattaacttaataatagaGAGATAAGTTACAGTATTGAGTTATAAAAATACGTGTAATGTGAaaagaattaaagaaattttggtATAACTTCCACAAAATTAGtcgaggaaaagaaaaatatcatactgaatattgattttcttttttcatcctAGAGTATTCTCAAtcgaaaagaaaaataaaactaatttctcaaataaaaaaatatagatctCCAGCATGTGATACTGATATAATAGTGAGATTAACGTAAAGAAGCATACAAAATAGAAAGTCCATTACTATATTGTATAGTCGGTGTTTCGCAGCTAAAGGAAAATGCCGGGGATGTCAGAACAATTTTCCTTTTTGACTCTGATATTTTgatttggaaaatatggttctAAATTCATGGAGTTAAAATAAAGTTACTCACTTCAAATTTATTAGACTAAATAAATCATCtgaaatttttactttatttctcGTATCATCCATTGTCATTTCTCAGAATGTAAGTAGAAGTTACACATATTTTCCGGTCATTTTCGTAGTAAAAGTAAATCAGGcatatttgtttcttttcaaCTTCATATGCAATTCAAGCATATTTTACGATGGAAAAAATTTGTggataaattttcatatttctaaaaacattttttaaattctatgaAATGGGGATATTTTCATATACTCCtactttaatttcttaatcagAAGGCCTCGTGTTAAAGTAATCGTAGTCCCACTAGTTTATGCGCGTGTCTGCCGCAAATGTGACAAACCATGTCCATCAGAACCAGTTTCCGCAAGTTTTGATCTTTGGCGATTCCAAAATTCGTTCAAAGCTACCGCAAATTTCTGGTTTTGATGTGAAAATAGGAAATGACTTAAAAGTGTCTTTGTTTGTGCCCTGGCAAATCTGACCAACGTCCACTAAAAACAAAAAGCTATTAGTGGCATGCTTGCATAACTGAAATTTTTTCAAGACAAacaacattttttcaaaagaaataacaTTGTTGCTTTTGAAAAATCTTCAGTCTAACCTTTTCCGTTGTTCCATGTTTGAAGTGATTTCCACTGTATCCATCCGCGTTGGATAAGTTTCTACACACGAGCTTGATTAAACCTGCATGAAAAAACATGAATTTCAACTTTTCATCTATAAACGTGCCGTGCATACTTAACTCCACTTTAAATCAAGATACACCCCATTCATAATCACATTCAAACTAAAACTACTTGAATAACTTTTATTCTTTCACATCCGAAAACGAATGTAAAATTCCAAACACACTTTTTATTTCAAACTCATTCTCAggagttaaaataataatccacCATGTGTCACTCACTCTGATAAACACAGAAGCAAAACCAATGTGTGTGCTTGGAATCCAATCTGAAGTGTTCGTATAGTGGCTGGAATCTTTGATGGACGGATAAAGCTAGTCCTTTGAGCTTCCAGAAACACCAAATCAATACGAAGGTATCCATCCCATAGGAGACACAACACAAAACCCAACATTTGGTATGTAAAAGTCTAAATATCAGAAACTTAATAACTTGATAAATATCAGAAAACAGTGATAGCTGCTGATACTACTACAATAATCCAATGATAGCagaaataatatgaaattaatgTTACAGCCAAGCCATTCCAAACGCTTGGTAAAGTTCATCAGTTTCAACAGCAACCGAATTCAATAATAAGAATCCTTATTTCTCTTTAATTTACTCTAAAAATACAAGGTTTTACACCCACCCATCATTCAACAGTGGTATAGCATGCAATATAGCATAGCTGAAGCAAAAGAATCCAACTCAGTTTACCATCTTTATTGTTCCAGTTGCCGCAAATTTATTGCTACTATTATTATCACTGACAATTTTTCAGCTCTCATCGGTGCTAAACAGCTTCATCCTTGACAAAGGGGTTCTCAAATACCCATCCACCTCAAATTTCTTGGGACTCAACTCTCTGTACTTCGCAAACTGCTCCTTCGCCTCCTCGTTTCTATCAAGCAAGCTATAAATCATGCCTCTGCAGAAGTAAGGCCTGAAATCCTTCGAATCCTCTTTCGTGAGCTCATCATAAATCCCTAACGCCTCATCCACATTCTTCTGAAGAAACATGATCTGTGCAATGATGAGCCTCACGTCCCTCGCCTCCTTCTTCTTGTTGTCCTCCTCGGCCACGCGCAGCGCCTCCTCCAGCCGCCGTATAGCCGCCTCCCCTTCCCCTGACCGGTCCATCAGCAGCGCGTTCTCGAACAGCGCCTCGAACGAGAGTGGATTCGCAGCCAGAACTTCCTCGTAGTAGGCACGCGCACCGTCGGCGTCGCCCATCTCGGCGGCGAGGCGCGCTGCGAGGAACTTCCATTCGACGGCATCCGGCTGCGCGGCGATTAGGCGCTTGA contains:
- the LOC114179954 gene encoding protein SLOW GREEN 1, chloroplastic, which gives rise to MLTSASSSIFFLIPTPKPSHSSRFTVRAHSKSPTLPNLKALAGAAVFAAVALQFPSARACPPPPPPLQTDHRHEESLSPLSDLLETNAEALAALKSLLQQKLELGEDDEALAILKRLIAAQPDAVEWKFLAARLAAEMGDADGARAYYEEVLAANPLSFEALFENALLMDRSGEGEAAIRRLEEALRVAEEDNKKKEARDVRLIIAQIMFLQKNVDEALGIYDELTKEDSKDFRPYFCRGMIYSLLDRNEEAKEQFAKYRELSPKKFEVDGYLRTPLSRMKLFSTDES